In Mercenaria mercenaria strain notata chromosome 14, MADL_Memer_1, whole genome shotgun sequence, the following are encoded in one genomic region:
- the LOC123527157 gene encoding selenocysteine lyase-like isoform X2, giving the protein MLSDIVFTSGGTEADNMILQTAVDYFHKMCKTPVNGSGDQNKHLPHIISSHMEHPAVNVMLQHLESTDQAEISYVPLSKVTGRLEVKDVLEAVRSNTIMVTVMLANNETGIIQPVKAISEAVKSLIRQPGETERILVHTDAAQAIGKIPVDVDELAVDYLTVVGHKFYGPRIGAVYARDLETQGAPLYPMLFGGGQERNYRPGTENTGMIVGLGKACELVYSNLEKYQQQMNECRDYLEAKLQETFAGRLHFNGKLPGNTRLPNTCNVSILGDKLQGHTVLSACKRLQASVGAACHAQNRPSAILLATGVPENIARNALRLSLGRYTSKEDIDVVIEDLKQAVMSIENNE; this is encoded by the exons GCAGACAATATGATACTTCAGACTGCAGTAGATTATTTCCACAAGATGTGTAAGACACCTGTGAATGGTTCAGGAGACCAGAACAAACATTTACCTCACATAATATCATCACACATGGAACATCCTGCTGTCAATGTGATGCTACAACACCTAGAAAGTACAGATCAAGCAG AAATAAGCTACGTGCCACTGAGCAAGGTGACCGGAAGGTTAGAGGTCAAGGATGTTCTGGAAGCCGTAAGGTCAAACACAATCATGGTCACGGTGATGCTTGCAAATAATGAGACGGGAATTATCCAG CCTGTGAAAGCAATCAGCGAGGCTGTGAAGTCACTGATAAGACAGCCAGGTGAAACTGAGAGAATACTTGTACATACAGATGCAGCACAGGCTATTGGAAAGATTCCAGTTGATGTAGATGAACTTGCTGTGGACTATCTCACTGTTGTAGGACATAAG TTTTATGGTCCAAGGATAGGAGCAGTATATGCCAGAGATCTGGAAACACAAGGTGCTCCTCTTTATCCAATGTTGTTTGGTGGTGGTCAAGAAAGAAACTATAGACCTGG gACTGAAAATACAGGCATGATTGTAGGTCTTGGAAAG gCATGTGAGTTAGTATATTCAAACCTAGAAAAATACCAACAGCAAATGAATGAATGTAGAGATTACCTAGAGGCAAAATTACAG GAAACATTTGCCGGTAGACTACATTTTAACGGGAAGTTACCTGGTAACACGAGACTGCCTAACACATGTAATGTTTCCATTCTTGGAGATAAACTACAAG GTCACACTGTATTGTCAGCCTGTAAGAGGCTACAGGCCAGCGTAGGGGCAGCGTGCCATGCTCAAAACAG aCCATCTGCTATACTACTGGCAACAGGAGTTCCAGAAAATATTGCTAGAAATGCTTTAAGACTGTCTCTTGGTAGATATACATCAAAGGAAGACATTGATGTTGTGATAGAAGATTTGAAACAAGCCGTGATGTCCatagaaaataatgaataa